The Cervus canadensis isolate Bull #8, Minnesota chromosome 29, ASM1932006v1, whole genome shotgun sequence genome includes a window with the following:
- the LOC122431422 gene encoding tripartite motif-containing protein 43-like, producing the protein MDSEIPEAFQKDLTCLVCLNFLLDPVTIGCGHSFCRSCLCLFWEQAEVPASCPVCRQRSEQTNFKTNFLLKNLVSTVRKANLRQFLKCEEQLCGTHKQTKTIFCEAGKSLLCLVCSQGQEHKTHRHCPAEEAAEESWFYVYRHGDMVRRTYQMAPPFLPEEEDYYVESVIKEGQNICNQLRRRQEEIIRKKRELQEIHKELIQMCSKPDVELLQELEDKLKWSESAQRHVPQPLVPELPARPMSGLMDWLHRFRVTFSFNNEVSSQHIRLFDDARRLTYEHGSLHASSDGGTSKYFAAWGDQSFTSGKQYWEMLVDSSWDWAVGVCKDSWIRKDDGILDKSNRDNFLLVCAKQDDHYQLWTTAPTTPLCIERPLDRVGVFLDCDSGSISFVDVAKRCLLWRYDDGVCTFPVRPFICTGHM; encoded by the exons ATGGACTCAGAAATCCCAGAAGCCTTCCAGAAGGATCTCACCTGCCTCGTCTGCCTGAATTTCCTTCTAGACCCAGTCACCATAGGCTGTGGACACAGCTTCTGTAGGTCCTGTCTTTGTCTTTTCTGGGAACAAGCCGAAGTCCCTGCCAGTTGTCCGGTGTGCAGACAACGATCAGAACAGACAAACTTCAAAACCAATTTTCTTCTGAAGAATCTGGTGTCCACTGTTAGAAAAGCCAATCTCAGGCAATTCCTGAAGTGTGAGGAACAGCTGTGTGGGACCCACAAGCAGACAAAGACGATCTTCTGTGAAGCTGGCAAGAGCTTGCTCTGTTTGGTCTGCTCTCAAGGTCAGGAGCACAAGACTCACAGACATTGTCCCGCTGAAGAGGCTGCTGAGGAATCCTGG TTTTATGTGTATCGACATGGAGACATGGTTAGGAGAACTTATCAGATGGCACCCCCATttctcccagaggaagaagatTACTATGTAGAGAGTGTTATAAAAGAAGGCCAAAACATATGCAATCAACTCAGAAGAAGGCAAGAGGAAATaatcagaaagaagagagagcTCCAAGAAATACACAAGGAGCTCATTCAAATGTGCTCTAAACCAGATGTGGAGCTGCTCCAG gAATTGGAAGACAAACTGAAATG GAGTGAGTCAGCACAGCGGCACGTGCCTCAGCCCCTGGTCCCTGAACTCCCTGCGCGACCCATGTCCGGGCTGATGGACTGGCTCCACCGCTTCCGAG TTACCTTTTCATTCAATAATGAAGTAAGCAGTCAGCACATCAGGCTGTTCGATGATGCAAGACGTCTGACTTATGAACATGGCAGCCTCCATGCATCTTCAGATGGTGGAACATCCAAGTATTTTGCTGCATGGGGAGACCAGAGCTTCACCTCTGGCAAACAGTACTGGGAGATGCTCGTGGACAGCTCTTGGGACTGGGCTGTAGGTGTCTGTAAGGATTCCTGGATAAGGAAGGACGACGGCATACTGGACAAGTCCAACAGGGACAACTTTCTCCTTGTGTGTGCGAAGCAGGATGACCATTACCAACTCTGGACCACCGCCCCCACCACACCTCTGTGCATAGAGAGACCTCTGGACAGGGTTGGGGTGTTCCTTGATTGTGACAGTGGGAGTATTAGTTTTGTGGATGTTGCCAAGCGCTGCCTCCTTTGGAGATACGATGATGGCGTGTGCACTTTCCCTGTCAGGCCCTTCATCTGCACTGGCCACATGTGA